Proteins encoded in a region of the Halobacteriovoraceae bacterium genome:
- a CDS encoding protein kinase — protein sequence MEEILQKLTEFCLLNGRAITPRYVITQKLGEGYEGEVYKVVETHTNKERAVKLFYPHRNPGFKVSIRYAKKLDKLRGSPIVMDYLSHEIVKIRGHRVACLVSEFIEGEILGNFVAKQKGKRLGVFPAIHLLYSIVCGVESIHLHGEYHGDLHTDNIIIQKFGLEFDLKIIDLHHWGDSKKDNRDEDIIKIIRIFYDILGGQKQYQKLPPSLKYIICGLKRSLILHRFRTISDLKFHLETMDWSDAIN from the coding sequence ATGGAGGAAATTTTGCAAAAACTCACAGAATTTTGCTTATTAAACGGTAGGGCCATCACACCGCGCTACGTAATCACCCAAAAGCTTGGGGAAGGTTACGAGGGGGAAGTTTATAAAGTAGTCGAAACTCATACTAATAAAGAAAGAGCTGTTAAACTTTTTTACCCTCATCGAAATCCTGGATTTAAAGTTAGTATACGTTATGCAAAAAAGTTGGATAAATTAAGAGGCAGTCCTATTGTGATGGATTATCTCTCTCATGAAATTGTAAAAATTCGTGGCCATCGCGTCGCCTGTTTAGTTTCAGAATTTATTGAGGGAGAAATTCTTGGAAATTTTGTAGCAAAACAAAAAGGAAAACGCCTTGGTGTATTCCCGGCCATTCACCTACTTTACTCAATTGTATGTGGAGTTGAGAGTATTCATCTCCATGGAGAGTACCATGGTGATTTACATACTGATAATATCATCATCCAAAAGTTTGGCCTTGAATTTGATCTGAAAATTATCGATCTCCATCACTGGGGTGATTCAAAAAAAGATAATCGCGATGAAGACATCATTAAAATCATACGCATTTTTTATGATATTCTAGGTGGACAAAAGCAATATCAAAAACTACCTCCATCCCTAAAATATATAATATGTGGGTTAAAACGAAGTTTGATCCTACATCGTTTTAGAACGATTAGCGACTTAAAGTTTCATTTAGAAACAATGGATTGGTCTGATGCCATTAATTAA